GTCAGGTATGAATACTTGTGCTTCTTTCTTGGCTCCCCAAGCCAGAGGGCATTCCTATGCCCAGGTGAGAGAGCACGGAGTGTTACTTTGGCAGCACAGTCAGTTACCAGAGGTAGGAAAAGCAAAGGCCAGGCAGGACATGAGGGGCCCTTGCACTGGCTGGTTCTCCCTGCCTTCACCACCCTCCAGGTGAATGACTGGGTGAATAATGATTGACTGAGGAGGTAATGAATAATTTATGGACACTGCTggacctcagtctcctcatctgaaaGATGAGTGCTTGGAGAAGTTTAAtggttttcaaatgctttttttttcagtcttcaaaTAAGTGTTTACGTAGAAGCACCATATCTGAAACAGGTGACAGTGGACCAGTCTGAATGAAATGAGGGTTGGCAGGCCTGAGCTCCAAAACCTTCTGATTGCCCAAGCCCTCCTTGTCTTGCTTGGATTATCTCCACACAAATGGAGAAACTGGACAAGGTGGTCATGGAGGTCCCTGAAAGCTCAAAGACTCTCTCATTCCAGGATTCCCCATGTTCATATGCCAGCATGGCATGGGGGTGCTCTGTAGTCAAGCAGGGTCCTTTGGGGGGCTTAGGGATGGAGCCAGGAAATGGCTCTGGGACTCAGCGGGTGTCCAGAGTCTCATCAGCAGGGTTTCTTTACTTTCACTGAGTGGCTGGTGCCTGCATACTGAGTTTTGCAGGCTTACTCTCAAAGAGTGAGCTTCCTGCAGGCCCCCCACTGCAACCCCTTTCCTTCCTGGAGCTGTGTGCTGACTGGTGCGTGAGCACCCAGGCCCTCTCCCCATGCTGCTGATGGTCAGCTTTCTCTGCACGCTCGTGGTTGCCACAGTCAATGCTGATAAAATTGCTGATGCAGATTGCCTGCCCAGCTGCGAGTGCTGGCACGGGACCAGCAGCCCAGACGGTCACTGGAAGTGGTTGGGCTGATTATTGGCATCATCTCCATTGTCTTACTCAGTTCTTAAAGGCACATGGGCTTGCCTCATGCCGACAGCAAATGACGGCATGGGCAAAGAGGGGCAACAGACCCACCCTGAAGACACTCCTCATCTGGTTGACTTGGCAGGGTTAAGGGAAAAAGATGTGATGACTAGGAGCTGAGAGCTTAGTGGTTCTGCCAGAGCTGCAGAGTCTTTGTTGGCCTCGGGGTGGGACCTCTCACATCTCTGTCAGCTTTTCACAGACACCAGCCTGTTATGATTCATTTCACCTGTCCTGAGCACTAGCAAGAAAAATTCGCTGTAGCTTGTGATGTATTATTCTGGATTTCtcaactcattcatttgttcattcattgacTATACCTTTACTGTCTATTATAAGGGGGGCACAATGGTAGGTACTGGGaataaaaatgatgtttaatGTTTCATGAGGCTTCCCTGTCCTTAAGGAGTCCGCATGTCTTTGTACCTGTCTGTCTGCTAGATTATTAAGTGACACTGTGAGAAGCTACTGAGAGCAGCATGTGGGACATGCAGAAGGGCAAGAGGCAGGAGAGATGATTCATGTCGGAGGGGCAGGGGAGGACTGACGGAGAGGGTGATGTTTGAGCTGAGTCATGAAGGCTAGTGGTATTTTTCCATGCAGAGAAGTGGGAGGAAAGGCATTCTGTGTGGAGGGCACACGGTGTGCAAGGGCAGAGAGGTGTGAGCGAGGGTGGTGTGCTCGGGGCCATGAGTAATGCAAGAGCATGGGGTGTGCAGGATGAGTGGCCAAAGGTGGGGCTAGGAAATGGTGGCTGAGGTCATTATGTGAAGGCTTTGTGCTACTGCTTCAGAGTTGTGGAACGTGATGTTGCAATCTGGGAAAGACGCTGATGGCAAGGGATAGCATCATCAGGTTGTGCTGCCATCCCTGAAAGGCCCAGGCTCAAAGGTTTTGGGTGAAGGAAGCCAGGAGGGTTAGAAAGAGGAAGATGCCAGGGCATCTGGTAAAATAAAGCATGTGTCAGGCTTGGAGTTGCATAAGGCAGGTGCCCTGAGCCCATTGATGCAACTTCCAGCTGCTTTGATGGAGCACAGGCTCATTTGGAGAATAGGCCTTCTCTGGCCCTTGCCCACCCTGTTCACCTCCCAGGGCCCAGCTTCTCACCTGCTCGCCTTTGGTGTGGCTGGGGGAGGCATAGGCCTCCGGGTAGTGCTGCCGCTCAAATGGGCACTCGAGCGGCTCGAGGTGGTGCTGGCTGAAGGCATCCGTGCGAAGGTGCTTTCGGGGTCCGCTGCTGCTGCTCTGTGAGTCAATGCTTAGCCGGCAGCTATCCTGATCACCTGGTACCCCCCGGGAAGGAAGAAAGCTTTTAGGGGACCTATCTATTCATGCTCTAGGCCAAAGTAGAGGACTGACTCCAAGCTGACTCACTGTGGAGGGAGAAAAAGGGCCAGCCACGTGGGCCCAGGAGCCTTGGCCAACTGAGGGACAGGACATGTGACAGTCACATGCAGAGCCCCTACAAAGTCCCATATCATAAGTGGAAGGGTTTCTGTCCCCATCAAAGCCTGAGCAAACTGCTCTCGTGCACCGCCCGCTGCCCTCCTGTCCCAGCACTCACTGTCATCCATTTTCCTCTTGTCGCTGCCAGGCTGAGCGATGCCCAGGAGCCCATTGATGGAGTAGGTGGAGCCCAGGGAATCCGACTGGGGTGACTCCGGGGGAGTTACAGCTGAGCTGGGGACTGCagtaggggagagggagagggtcagGGGTGGAAGTGACACCCCTCACAGCCCTGGGTGACTCTGGGGTAGTTACAGTTGAGCTGGGGactgcaggggctgggggagagggagaggggcaagGGGTGGGACACCCCTTACAGCCCTGGGGTGACTCTGGGGGGACTGCggtggtgggaagagggagagggtcaGGGAGTGACAGTGACACCCCTCACAGTCCCTGCTGACACTGTGCAGGAGGCAGCAAGCCGAGCCATGGACTGAGCCCTGGAGGGGCTCAGGTCCTTCCTCCAGGGGGCCTCCTGGTGGGAGGGATTCTTGGAGTTAGAGCTGTCTCAAGTGTTTGCACCTCTCCATAGTTCAGTGAATCTGCCCTGGGAACAGGCCAGACTTCGTCGCAGTGGCACAACTCAGTCTACACATGGGTTTGTGAATGGTACTGTGCACAGCTAtgtctgtgtgggtgtgtctgtgtgtgcctctgtgtatATGTGGGTATGCTGAAGGGGAGGTGTACACGAGCATGTGTGTGTATCCAGGTCTCTCAGCACTCACTCAGCGTGTGCCCGGGACTCAGGGACTTGGTGGCCACGCAGCTGTCCATAGGGAGGTTGAATGGTTGCTGCACTTTGGTCCGGATGATTCTGTGATGAAGAGAAGAAAGGCcatgagagagaagaggaggaaagagaactGATGGCTGCCCCAGACCCAGTCGCCTTTTTGACACCCTTCTTTGGTATCTCAAAGGCACTTGAAACTCAACTGTCCACAGTCAAGTCTGTGACCCTACTCCGCATGCCTAGTCCTCCTCAGTTGTCTGCATTTCATGATTGGTACCATCAGTCACTCAAGGCCAAAACAGAGATGGGGcttaacctctgcttccctctctTTCCTATCAAACCCATCATCAAGTTCTGTGTTTTGACCTTGTGAACCTCGCCAACGTTGACCCCTCTCTGCGTCTCTCCATCAGCACCTTAGTGCATGTCATCACCAGTGTTCCAGGGTCACTCAGTGGCCCACGCCCATCCCCTCTTGGCCCTTTCTAAGTGATTCTCCCTAATGCAGCCAGAGTGGACTTTCTGAAATGCAAGTTGGCCACCTGCTTAAAATCTGCCAAGGGTTTCCCATTGCTTTATGACCAAAGGCAAGAAGGTATAACACAGCCCCCAGCCTCTGAAAGGTCACCTCTGCTGACATCTTCAACTTCAGCCTACCTTGTGCTCCCCTGCTCTTTATctactggttttcttttctttctttctttttttttttgagatagagtctcgctcttgtcgcccaagctggagtccagtggcgtgatctcagctcattgcaacctctgcctcccatgttcaagtgattttcctgcttcagtctcccaagtagctaggattacaggaactcgccaccacacccagttaatttttgcatttttagaagagatggggtttcaccatgttggccaggttggtctcgaacacctgatctcaggtgatccacctgccttggcctcccaaagtgctgggattacaggcatgagccactgcacctggcctatctaCTAGTTTTCTTTTGATCCTATtagccacagggcctttgcatagCTGTCTGAGCTCTTTTCACCTAGTTCTCTTATTGTTTTTTACTCAGGGGAAGACTTTCATGACCTTCATAAACCAAATAATCCTGTGCTACCTTGCATATCTTCATGTTCCTTTTCTTAGCAGGACTTACAGctgcatttttacaatattttttgtAGGTAGTTGATTAATATCTGTGTTCTCATTAGACTGTAAGCTCCGCAAAGATGGGCTTTGTGTGTCCCAGGGCCTAGCACAAACTGAATGAGTGAATTATgtgtgaatgaattaatgaacaagCGAGTGAGTAAGTAAATGATTGATTGAGGCAGTGAGTGAATCATTGAGGgactaaacaaatgaatgaatgctagAATGTGGGCTGGGTTAGGGGTCTGATGGCTTAGAAAAGGATCAATTCATGAAGATTCTTTTATTGAATGAAAGCAGATGTGGTGTTTGAGGAAGGAAACTGTAGATAGCACACTATGGCTGGGGGCCAGGGGGAGGATGCCCCATAGCATGGGGcaagggaggaggcagggaggtaTGGTATCTGCCCGGAGCCAGGTGTGCTCCCTGCCTGATTGTTCAGCATCAGGCCCCTTCCCGGCCTCTGCCCCACCCAAGCCAGGCCTTTGTTGTCTCTTTCCTGATTTCCCCAAAGCCCAGGGGCCCCAGCCTGACACCAGAGGCTGCTTTCTCTCTTACCTATTAATGGAGCTGACACTGGGCACAGTGTCATTGTCACAGACGCCCTCAGCCAGGAGTCGGTCTCGGATCTCCCAGGCAAACATGGTAGGGTTCTGGCGTTTGTAGTCCCCAATCTTCTCCACCACCTTGGGGGTGGCCACCTTGGGCTTGGAGCCCCCTATCACTCCAGGCCGGATGCTGCCAGTCTCGTAGTACCTACTCCAATAGAGAATCCCAAAGAATTACCCAATAAGCAGGTGGGGTCTTTAGAGAGGGATTTAGCCAGAGCCTCCCTCCTCTCTGAGGCTTCTGGGTAGGGGTATGAGAGTGAAATGTGCctccaaggctggtctcaaacgcttgATGTGCATGGAACTATCTGTTTCCCTCACTTGGGTAGGTTCATGCTACTGCCAAACCAGCACCCTCTGCTAAAGGCCTCACCttggcttctctctctcccttccctctggCCAGTCTCTTGTATCCTAGCACCTGCAACAGCCATTGTATGGGGCACAAAAGATTTCCCTTCTAAGAAAGGAAATCTTGGTGTGCCTGATGTGTGAATGACAGGGGCACAGCAGTTTGCTCTATCCAGCTTCTTTTGGCTAAAGCAcgactgaggtttttttttttttttttttttttttttgtgagacaggatctcaatctgtcacccaggctgtaatgcaatgggacaatcttggctcacttcaaactctgcctcccaggttcaagcgattctcctgcctcagcctcctgagtagctgggattacaagcgcctgccaccacacccggctaatttttgtatttttagtagagacaggtttcactcagttggcctggctggtcttgatcccatgacctcaagtgatccgcccaccttggcctcccaaagtgctgggattacaggcatcagccaccatgcccagccaatgacTGACTATTTTCTTTGGCCACCTAGAAAGCTAGCCGAGGTCACTGGACCCTCTGCTCTGTCTTGCTGGTTCACCTTTGCTCCCTGCCCTGTCCAAGGCTGAGGCATATCCCTCACCCCCCTGGTCACTGGTTTTCTATCAGGTTTTAGCAGGTTCAAGTTGAAGCTTCTCCTCATGGACTCTGGAATCCTGACCTTGCTTGGATCCCCAGTCAGGTCCAACTTGTTAAGCTGAGCCTCCTCTTCTGGGGCCTccacccttcccctccctctaTCCTCCAACTAGTTGCTTTGGCAGATCAACGGCCTGTGTCAGCATATCCTCCTCTTCTTGTTGTAGAAACTCTCTGCTCTCATCTGCATGAAAAAGAATCTAGCTCTTTAAAACTCCATTCATCTGTTACTTCCATCCAGGACTCATCTCCTCCGGGACAACACAGCCCATCACAGGAATCCCCTCTCCCTAGCCCAGCAAAGGATCATGCCTTTCCCTAACTACTTCAGGAGGGGAGCCAGGGCTTTTCACGGTTCAAAGAACAGTCCAGGTCCCTTTGCCTTGTCCAACCAGGGCTCCTCCTAAATCCACCTAAGGGTTAGAGCAGGGGGACAGGCACACGTACACAGAGCTGACTGGAAGCTGTGGCACAGAGGCATTTTTAATGGAAGTGGCTTTGCAGACTGGAATCTGTGACTGCGTCAGCTCAGAAGCAGGCCTTTGCTGCTCCTGGTCTCTTCTGAATCTTtgggtcagtggttctcaaccctggctgcagaGAATTAGAGTCACTTGCTGGGGGCAGACGGGCTGGGGAGTTATATACCAAAACTTGCACCTATTTCCCTAaagttctgatttaattggtctgcgCTGGGGCATAAACAGtattgctatttaaaaattaggcttcCCCTGGTGACTGTAATGTGCTACCAGGGCTATGAAGCACTGATCTGGGGTCTTGAGGAATTATGGTTTGAGAAGCACAAACTCAGATATCACTCTTTTAGGGGTTAGACCTTGGGAGCTCATCTGTGTGTCCCCTCCCTAGTGGCCCAATTTCCCTAGGTCTCGGTAGGAGGAGGACCTTGGGggaagattctcctgccttagaagGAGAGAAGCCTATAGCTAATGAGACATGGAGCaaaagagaagaagggagagggagaaactAAAAGAAGGATAAATggacaaagaaagaaggaagggcaaGAAAACAGTAGAAAAATAGTGGCTGGGTAGAGGTCCAGAAGGACCACCATAACTGTTCAGGTCTCAGGACCAAAGCTGGACATTGGGAGCAAATCCCCATTCCCTGGGAGGGGAATTCTCCAGCTGCCCTGAGATCAGCTGGAGAAGTCAAGCCCTGCAGGAAAGGCAGCCTGCGGTGAATTTCGTGCTTACCTGCCAAGGATCTTGCTGACGCAGCCATGGCTGACGCGGAGCTGGCGAGAAATGTCGCAGGGCCTTACACCCTGGTGGGCCAGGTCTACAATGCGCTGGCGGACCACTTCCGGCAGGGGTCTACCATTCACAAAGGCCCCTCCCAGCTGGTTCAGCCCTCCATGGCCTAAGGAGACAATATTCCCAGGGACAGCTGTCAGGGTCAGGTAGGAGTTTGGGTGGGGATTAGCTATGAGTGCaggtgctggtgtgtgtgtgtgtgtttgactgTGACCATGAAATCCCACGGCCAGGCCCTGTGGGCCCCTCTGCACCCCTTCCCCAGTTCTGACTCCCAAGATGCTGGCACAAATGATATGTGATGCTCATCCCCCACGATGGGATGGTGTCACAGGAGCACCTTGGGCTTGGGGACTCTTCAGGCAGACTCAGCCCTTCACTCCAAATCACAATCCCctattttcttccctccctctgaaAAGTGTGTAAGGAGTTGAGGATGTGGGGTCTTCCCATGCCAATACTGAGCTGTTTGACCTTGGGGAAAACCCCTTCTGTTCTGAGAGtctcttttccttttgtaaaatgaCAGCACAGGTGATTTTCACCTTTCTCCTTCTCATGGAACCAGATTTTAAAACACTACCTCattgagaaaaacaaatacaaaagaataaaagcagaaacTCTCTGATAGAGCTTGGGCAGAGAAGGCCTGAGCTCTGTCTGTGGACTTCTGGCCTGAATGACCCCCaaggttccttctttctctaacaGGCCAGAGCAGCAGGGACCTGGTGCAGTGTCCTCACAGGCATAGATAGCACTGGGTTCCAGGACTGACACAGGGGCTACAGGCCACTGTGGGAATCTATCCACgtcatggatatgtgtacacgtTCCCTTAGCTGCTTTCCTGACTTGGCCTCTGCTCTCTGGCCCCAGCCTGTGTTTCATTCTGAGCCCATCTATCCAGTCAAATCCATTTGTATTGAGTGCCAACTATGTGCCACGCACTGCACAGGTCCCTGATGATGCCAAGGTGAATAAGGCAGACATGATCCCTATTCTTCCCTCATGGGGTTTATTACAGTGAGGTCCTAGACCAGCAAACAGCCAGTTAACATATTTTGTGACCACTTTTGGGACTGGTGACATGCAGAGAGTTATGGGAACCATTGGAGGGGAACTTGACTTGGCTCAAGGAAACACACAAGGGTTCCTGAGGAGGTCTAAGCTGAGACTGAAGATAAACAGGTACTAGCCaagtgagggagagaggggagaaaacTGTTCCAGGCAGTGGGAATAGAATGTGCAAAGACTCAGAGGCAAGAGGATACTTGTCTGTTAGATTTTCCAACATATTCAACTCTATAGTCCCTAGAGCCATACTGGGCTAATTTCAGGGCCGAGATTTCCATTTTTCtcatgaggaaactggggctcagagagttTTAGTGCTCTGATTTATATGACTTGTCTAACTCAGCTTATATGAGGAGGAGCTGAGATCCATCCAGAATTTAAGGCTCAGATCAGGGCTGCTCCTTGAGGGGAGCCCTGTTCTGGGGCTAGAGCTATGCCTGGATACTTGTCATTGGCTCTGCTGTTTTGTGCTGAACATGCCATGGTCTTTTTCACACCAAGGGCAGGATTTGGTGATATGACTGGAAAGGTAGAGCCCTGCAGTGTGGGAGTCAGGGAGCAGGCAGGTGAGAAGGAAGAGCCAACCCCAGCCTTCTGTGCGAACCAGTTAAAGACTATTTATGGCCGAGGGTGGGAAGTGCCTTTGCTGGGCACACAGTGCCCATTATCACCCACTGACTTAGCACATTCAGAACTGTCTTGCAATGTCTCCTCAGGGGCCCAAGCTGTCTTCAGCAGAACACTCATTTTCCCTTTAATAAAGCGggtgggggccaggtgcagtggctgacatctgtaatcccagcactttgggaggctgagtcgggcggatcacctgaggtcaggagttcgagaccagcctgaccaacatggtgaaaccccatctctactaaaagtacaaaaaaaaaaaaaaaaaaaaaaacaaaactagctgggcgtggtggcacatgcctgtaatcccagctactcgggaggctgaggcaggagaattgcttgaacttgggaggtggaggttgtgatgatctgagatcgcatcattgcactccagcctgggcaacaagagcgaaattccttcaaaaaaaaaaaaaaaaaaaaaaagggaggtggGGGTGCTCTAAGCCTCTGCCCTGGGCAGTAAGTCAGGAGGAAAAGCCCTCTGGCCAAACACCCAGCAAGAAGGATGCAATGACCCATCTTCCTCGTGGAGACAACAGGTGAGCTTGGGCACAGCTTCCACCTATGCCTGTCCAGGCAAGTCTTCCTAGTGACTGCTTCTCCACTAGGGCTGGAAGAGTGCTTGGAGGGCCTTCAGGAGAGCCCAGATGGTGGGCAGAGGGGCCTTTGCCCAGTCCTAAGCCCATTCCTCTGGTTCTCACTGGCCAGAGTGCCATTTGTGAATTGCTGTAGCCATTTGCCCTCACTGCATCGTTGTTGCCTTCCGGCTCTTTTGGGTCCAGGTACTGAACACAAGGGGGCGCCAGACAGCCACCCAAACACAGACAAGACCTTCAGCAGTCCAGGTTTGTCCTCATTTTCCAGAACTTTCCGGGCCGTATCCACCCAAACCTAGGTGTTTAGGCTGGGACCTCTATATCTGAAAGCAAGGTTTCTTAGAGGTGGAGGTTCTTGACCTCTACAAATGTGaagcaggtttaaaaaaaatgccattttggGGTGGCATGAATTGGGTATTAtgccttttttaaagaaaaaaaaaacgatgCTGTAAGTTGTGTGGGCCATTGCTCTTAATTATTATGAAGGACTGACTCGCATCCTTAGAAACCCAAACCCTCAGGAAGCCTCCTGAGAAGTTATTTACCGTTATCAGCAAGCATTGTAGTGCTGGGAAAGATGCATTCACATTTCTGGCCCCTAAACCGTGAATTCTCTGGTGCTTATTTTATTTGACTGTCTTCTGAATGACTTTGTGTTACTGTGGAAAGAGTCTTGGGCCTGATCCCTTCTTTGACATTGCCTGTTTTAGTCTTATCATTTGagaaagtgggtttttttttcaaccTTAGTGTTTTTATCTATCGAATGGAGCTTAACAAAACTTATGACTGCTGCTGACTTAAACCCCTATAAGAAGATaggggggctgggtgtggtggctcacacctgtaatcccagcactttgggaggccgaggtgggtggatcaccaggccaggagatcaagaccatcctggctaacacggtgaaaccccgtctctactaaaaatacaaaaaattagccgggcatggtggcagacgcctgtagtcccagctactcaggaggctgaggcaggagaatggcatgaacccgcaaggcagagcttgcagtgagccaagatcacaccactgcactccagcccgggcgacagagcaagactccatctcaaaaaaaaaaaaaaaaaaaaaagatagggggACCAGGATGGAGAAGTGTTTATTTAGATAAACAAATCTTGCTATAAATGTAACGTTTTTCTAATTTGTAATATTCCCATGGCTGAATGTTATGACCCGATCTTGGGAGTAGGACTAGGACTAGGGAGTgttttctcaaacttcagtgtgcatcagaatcacttggcaGTGAGGGTTATTAAAATACAGAGTACTGAGCACAATGCCCTAAGTTTCTGAATCAGTAGGTCTGGGATTGAACTAAGAATTTATGTTTCTAAGAAGTTTCCACATGATGCTAATGCTGCTAGGCCAGGgtcacactttgaaaaccactggtttAGGCCAGGTGATGGCTGGTAAATTAAGCGTAAGAGAATAACTCTTCATACTCCTCCAACATTCttctaacaataataatgattgtTTGTATattatggttttcatttcttttcaactCAAGACATTGACCAAGTGCCTATCATGACTCAGGTACAAAGCACTGGGAATACAACCTTGAACAAGACAAGAATCCTGGCCTTCAAGGAACTTCGAACCTTTTGGGGGATATGATAAGACACATTAGGAATCACCACGTTAATGGTGACCTTTCTTGAAGGATATAAGTCCAGGTGCTTGGGGAGACCTGTAAGTGATTAGAGGGAAGCTGCAAGGAAGAGTATCTAGGAGGTAACTAGGTGAAGAATTTTCTTCAGGGGGAAAAAATCCATGCATAAAGTCTTGGTGCCTTCAAGAAATTGAAAGACATTTAGTGTGGCTGTAGGACAGGCAGGAAAGAGAATTTGGAAAGAGCCTGCTGGCTGCAGATGGAGATGGCCCCTATGGTTTGAAGTTTTAAGCTGAGTCTCTGCAATGGAAAGACTTTTGTCTCTCCTGTGTCCAGTGTGGGGGAGTGGACTCTTCTGGGTGAGTCACCACCAAATGCCCAGAGGTGGGTGCAGACTTCCTTCCTGCACTGGGGTTGGGGGGACGATTGGCGCCTACTGTGCTGACCACCTCTTCATGCAGCTGCAGGTGGGGTGGGCTTTGAGGCCGGAAGCCAAAAATGAGTAGGAGCCTCCTGGTTGGGCGGGAAGTGGGGTGAGGGGGGAAGGTGTGATCCAGGAAGAGGTTTGAAGCCTCATAAGCAAAGACTCTTTGTATGTCTGGAGGATTGTGAGTGGGGAGGCGGGGTGGGTATGGG
The genomic region above belongs to Gorilla gorilla gorilla isolate KB3781 chromosome 12, NHGRI_mGorGor1-v2.1_pri, whole genome shotgun sequence and contains:
- the PAX8 gene encoding paired box protein Pax-8 isoform X1, encoding MPHNSIRSGHGGLNQLGGAFVNGRPLPEVVRQRIVDLAHQGVRPCDISRQLRVSHGCVSKILGRYYETGSIRPGVIGGSKPKVATPKVVEKIGDYKRQNPTMFAWEIRDRLLAEGVCDNDTVPSVSSINRIIRTKVQQPFNLPMDSCVATKSLSPGHTLIPSSAVTPPESPQSDSLGSTYSINGLLGIAQPGSDKRKMDDSDQDSCRLSIDSQSSSSGPRKHLRTDAFSQHHLEPLECPFERQHYPEAYASPSHTKGEQGLYPLPLLNSTLDDGKATLTPSNTPLGRNLSTHQTYPVVADPHSPFAIKQETPEVSSSSSTPSSLSSSAFLDLQQVGSGVPAGASVPPFNAFPHAASVYGQFTGQALLSGREMVGPTLPGYPPHIPTSGQGSYASSAIAGMVAGSEYSGNAYGHTPYSSYSEAWRFPNSSLLSSPYYYSSTSRPSAPPTTATAFDHL
- the PAX8 gene encoding paired box protein Pax-8 isoform X2, giving the protein MPHNSIRSGHGGLNQLGGAFVNGRPLPEVVRQRIVDLAHQGVRPCDISRQLRVSHGCVSKILGRYYETGSIRPGVIGGSKPKVATPKVVEKIGDYKRQNPTMFAWEIRDRLLAEGVCDNDTVPSVSSINRIIRTKVQQPFNLPMDSCVATKSLSPGHTLIPSSAVTPPESPQSDSLGSTYSINGLLGIAQPGSDKRKMDDSDQDSCRLSIDSQSSSSGPRKHLRTDAFSQHHLEPLECPFERQHYPEAYASPSHTKGEQGLYPLPLLNSTLDDGKATLTPSNTPLGRNLSTHQTYPVVAGREMVGPTLPGYPPHIPTSGQGSYASSAIAGMVAGSEYSGNAYGHTPYSSYSEAWRFPNSSLLSSPYYYSSTSRPSAPPTTATAFDHL